Part of the Lates calcarifer isolate ASB-BC8 linkage group LG6, TLL_Latcal_v3, whole genome shotgun sequence genome, ATCAAGAGACCTCTGCTCAGTTCAACAATGATGGCATATTATTTCTGGAATATTTGACAGTGCAATAATTTATCAGATCTGCACAGGATtaaaatcagacagacagacagtataCCAGTCCTCTGTGGAAAGGCTTAAAATACTCAACTGATACTGAGACACACCTGGAGCAGCACAGCACATCCCAGTATCACACTGGGCCAGGAGAGGAGTTCATTTTTCAGCTAATTCTAATGCAGTAAGCTGTAATTTGTGCTgtaatgacattaaaaaagtAACATGAAATGCAGTTccaccacacacaaaaatggTACAGTTGGAACAGATTGGGAGTAAATGTAAAGAGTAAAAGAATCATGCATGTGTAATATAACCTGCCTCAAAACATGATGTTATCAAAGGGCATTATATAGGATGGGAATCACCCGTGTGTTAAGAAGCACTAAAGATCTACTGTTTTCTAATAGAGTGGAAGGTCTTGCATATATAAAAATCTGTAAGTGTGGTTTTATGAGTAAAGAAACAACCCTCTGTGGTTATTAGcagaaatattaattaattaaacatatatgttccctctccctttctttccaGTTCCTCGAAACACAGCGGAGAAGTCACGTTATGACACCTCCTTGAACCTGACCACCAAACGCTTCCTGAACCTGTTGTCGCAGTCAGCTGACGGTGTGGTGGATCTGAACTGGGCCTCACAGGTCCTGGATGTCCAGAAGAGACGGATCTACGACATAACCAACGTCCTGGAGGGAATCCAGCTCATCTCCAAGAAGTCCAAGAACAACATCCAATGGCTGTGAGTTCAAAATGCTTCACCAGACTTAATAATATGACTGTGAGGAAACGGGTGCAAAGCAGAAGAGTACAAACTAAGACTAAATATGTCTACATCAAACTGGCgtgtggggaaaaaacagaataaacacagctaaggaaaatgacaaatctgAAAGCATGAAGCAGAACGTTCCTTACTATGTTTATATTccactctgtttttttcttttttttttttgtgctgttttctccTGCAGCGGTAATCGACTTGACGCAGCATTGGTTTCCCGCCATAAGGAGTTGCAGGGGGAGGTGTGTGATCTAACAGAGGCTGAGGAGCAGCTGGACGAGCTCATCTCCAAATGCAACCTGCAGCTTCGACTGCTCACAGAGGACCCGCAGAACAAGAAATATCTTTTAGACCAGGATCAGGTGGCCTAACTGTTGCTGTCAGACCTAAGCTGGTTACAAACCAACATTAGCTTTGACTCACCAGATGTGTGAGGTAGTATGTTCTCACAATGATGACCACTGAAAGTGATTCTAGCAGCACCAGTGAGGCCTAATTGCATATGTCATGGTCATGTATAGCATATGTAAGTTCTTGTCCAAGACAAGACATATCTGGGACTGGCTGTGTTCTTGTATTGATCTATTTATGtgctgtttttcacatttctccTCAAACAAAAATCAGTTGGTTAATTTTGCCAGCTGACATAGACAGCAAAACCTTCACTCAATAGCATTGCAGTCTTGGACTCTGTTAGTATTGGCAAGAAACAAGTGCAGTTGTGTTGTAGTTCCTTAATTGTTGTGTTCATCACGTTTGGGTATGTGCGCTGCCAGGACTTGAAGAAGTCATTTGACTCCCCGGACCAGCTGGTGATGGTGATCAGAGCTCCACCAGAGACCCAGATGCAAGTTTCAGAACCCAGCGAGGTATGGGCCTTAAAAATAAGtttatattatacatatataagtttttaaaaatcatgttCATCTCTCAGGGTTACCAGGTGTCACTGAAGAGCACGCGGGGTCCAATCGATGTCTTCCTCTGTCCAGAGGACAGCTCCGGCATCTGTAGCCCCGTGACAGGAAGTAGTCCCTCAAGACCTAATCCTGACCCATCCCTGGTCCCGCCTCCCACGCAACCCACAGACCAATCACAAGCCAAAACCTCCACAACTGCCCTAGAAGTGGGTTTATCCTCCCCAGCATCGACATCGtccacagtgacagcagcctcCCAGCAGGAGCCCTCATCACTGGTGTTAGGTGGTGACACAGGTGAGTGTTCACATTTGTCAgtgaatacatttacatttatcgGAATCCCTCAGTTAAAAGTTTCAGTGGC contains:
- the e2f1 gene encoding transcription factor E2F1; its protein translation is MSETLITGQTSEDLLADFETLLNSGSIDLGEDHQIVIITSPSNEGLHPAAAPTSTGEILLFATPQGPADVGLQDKRRPALGRPPVKRKLDLDSDHQYVSTTRPSIGQAPPSTPAPPRVPRNTAEKSRYDTSLNLTTKRFLNLLSQSADGVVDLNWASQVLDVQKRRIYDITNVLEGIQLISKKSKNNIQWLGNRLDAALVSRHKELQGEVCDLTEAEEQLDELISKCNLQLRLLTEDPQNKKFGYVRCQDLKKSFDSPDQLVMVIRAPPETQMQVSEPSEGYQVSLKSTRGPIDVFLCPEDSSGICSPVTGSSPSRPNPDPSLVPPPTQPTDQSQAKTSTTALEVGLSSPASTSSTVTAASQQEPSSLVLGGDTESLLGGDPFSSLGDMPDFDFSPLSSSDFLNGEGLPLPLDGFINLSPPHSHDYHFGLEDHEGISELFDCDFGDLSQVLGDT